The Pseudostreptobacillus hongkongensis DNA segment TCAAAAAATTATATGGTTATTCAGTTACAACTCCAGTTCAAATAACAGGATTTAGTGAAGTTAGAGATCTTAAATTAGACATAATACATGTACATACAGAATTTGGAATAGCCTTGTTTGGAAGATTTATGGCAAGATACTTAAAATTACCTTTAATTTATACATATCATACTATGTTTGAGGATTATACACACTATATTAATGTATTTAATCTTAAATTGTTGGATAAACCATCTTTAAAATTAGTTGAATATATATCTAAAGTTTATTGTGAACCATCAAATGTAGTAATAGTTCCATCACGTAAAACATATGATGTTTTAAATAAATATGGTGTTAAAACTAAAATGGAAATTTTACCTTCAGGTATAGATCTTGAGAGATTTAAAAATGTTGATATTAATGAAGTTAATGAAATAAAAAAAGAGTTAGGACTTGAAAATAAAAAGGTTATGATATATTTAGGTAGAATAGCTAAAGAAAAAAATATAGAAATAGTCTTAAATGCATTTAATAAAATAAAAGATGTAAGTTTAATTTTAGTAGGATTAGGTCCAGAACTTGATATTTTAAAAGAACAATATGAAAGTGATAATATTAAATTTTTAGGTAAAAAAGAATATATAGATGTTCCTAAATATTATTCACTTGCAGATGGATTTATATCAGCTAGTACATCTGAAACTCAAGGACTTACATTTATTGAAGCTATGGCTACTGGAAAACCTTTGTTTTGTACAGATAGGGTTGTATTAGATGGACTTTTAATAGAAAATGAAAATGGATATTTCTTTGATAGTGAAGATGATTTAGTTGATAGAATAAATAGATATTACTCATTAACTGATGAAGAAAGAAACTCTATGAGTAAAAAATCAATAGATATATCTATGAAATATGATTTAGGTAAGTTTATTAATAAAGTTTTATCTATATATGAAGAAAATTTAGGTAAAATATATAGGATAGAGTATATAAAATATAAGAAAAATGGACTTGCTAAAATAAAAATTAAAGGTAAGAGATATTGGTTAAAGAATTATGAACCATTAATGCTAGGACTTAAAGAAAATGAAAAAATAGATCAAAAAACACTTAA contains these protein-coding regions:
- a CDS encoding glycosyltransferase translates to MRIGLFSDTYTPHANGVAVCVETLKKGLEKEGHEVFVITCNDKLYVEREGNVLKLPSVVFKKLYGYSVTTPVQITGFSEVRDLKLDIIHVHTEFGIALFGRFMARYLKLPLIYTYHTMFEDYTHYINVFNLKLLDKPSLKLVEYISKVYCEPSNVVIVPSRKTYDVLNKYGVKTKMEILPSGIDLERFKNVDINEVNEIKKELGLENKKVMIYLGRIAKEKNIEIVLNAFNKIKDVSLILVGLGPELDILKEQYESDNIKFLGKKEYIDVPKYYSLADGFISASTSETQGLTFIEAMATGKPLFCTDRVVLDGLLIENENGYFFDSEDDLVDRINRYYSLTDEERNSMSKKSIDISMKYDLGKFINKVLSIYEENLGKIYRIEYIKYKKNGLAKIKIKGKRYWLKNYEPLMLGLKENEKIDQKTLNYIRDNNI